The Candidatus Cloacimonadota bacterium nucleotide sequence TTACGGAACAAAACGCCCAGAAAATTCTTTTTGATTTGCCCATCGAAAAATTCCACGGTATCGGCAAAGTTACAGCCACCCGCATGAAAAATCTTGGCATTCACAATGGGGAAGACCTTTATCGCAGAGAGCTGACAGAGTTATTTCGTCGCTTCGGAAAAACCGGGATTTATTTTTATAATGTTGTGCGCGGCATAGACAACCGCGAAGTGGTTTCGGAATCCGACCCCAAATCCATCAGTTGCGAAAGGACTTTTCACACCGATCTTGCTTCAATCGAAGAAATTCTTGAAGAATTGCGGGCACTTGTGGAACGTTTGGTAACCCGGATGGCATCCCACAAAATCCAAGCTCAAAACCTGGTCATCAAGATAAAATACGACAATTTTCAGTGCATCACCCGAAGCTGCACCTTTCCTGAAACCAATTCAGATGAAGATGTGTTTTTTCAGTATGCCCAAAAACTGTTGGCTGAAAATTGGGATGAAAACCGAAAAGTCAGATTATTGGGTGTGGGCGTGGATAAATTGGTTTTCGATTCAAACCCTGATAACGAGCAACTGGAAATCCTGTTTTAGCTCAACGTTTTTGCCAAAGATTGCTGCCCATAATCAAAATCAGCCCCAAGAACGTGGCTGGATGGATGCTCTCTTTCAAAACCAGGGTGATGAAAAGCAGTGAGACAAAAGGTGTCAGAAAAATCAGGTTTGAAACCGAGGCTGTGTTTTCACTCGTATCCAGCGCTTTCTGCCAAATTATGAAAGTGAAACCCATCTCGAAAATCCCCACGTAAAGTCCACCCAGAAGCCCAGCCCAGACGGTACCATCATCCGTAAAAAGCCCTTGATAATTCAGCTTTCCAGCAATCGCTGCATATAACAGCGCGCTCACCGTTCCGACTGCAAAGTTCAATGCCAGCTTGTCTTTCGCGGGGCGAGGATCCTTCATGTTCAACAGCCAATATGAAGCCCAAACTATGGAAGTTGAAACCGCCAAAAATGAGCCAAGCGGATTATCGAACCTGAGCTGAAAAAGATTTCCCCGGGTGGAGATTACAACGACCCCCAAAAAGCTTAAAAGCAGAGCGACCAAATCCTTGGGACGCAAGCGTTGGCGCAGGATAATTGCGGAACCCAATGCCAAAACAATCGCCCAGGTGTAGTTCAAAACCTGCGCTTCCTGAGCGCGCAGCCTGTCGTAGGCGGCAAAAAGCATCAGATAATACACAAAAGGGTTTAAAAGCCCCGCCGGGATGGAGCGTTTCCAATTTCCACTCGCAGGTGTTTTGGGGCTTAAAAGCCAATAACCTGCCAAAAACAAGCTTGCCGCAGCCGAGGAAAAAACAAGCAATCCCAACGGTGTGAGATGTTTCAGGCTCAGCTTGAACGCGGTTGACACAGTTGACCATGCCAGCACCGCGCCCAAAGCGTAATAATAAGCCTGCTGTTGTTTTTTCATCAGTTGCAAAAAAAGCCTGCCCCTATGGACAGGCTTAATTCTTATCTAAAATGCTTTATTTCAGGTTTTTAAGGATGTTGCTGAATTCGGTTTCGAGGCTCTTGTTTTTTGTTTTTTGAGCGCCCAGGATTACGAATTGTACGGCAAACTGGCTGGTTTCATCATATTCATGCCATCTGCGGGCATAGGTGATGAGCTCATCAAAGCGTTCCTGCTGGTTCAGAAGGGCGCAGATATCCTGATAGTCTGTATCGTTATCGCGAATATCCAAAAGCTTTTTCAGGTGGTTTGCCGCGGTTTGATTATCATTCAATTTCAGGGCGATATATCTGGCGTCCGAAAGCGCGTCTTCGTTTCTGGGCTCCAATGCCAACACAAGTTCGTTGTTTATTTTGGCGGCGTCAAATTGCTCAAGCTCAAATTGGCAATAGGAAAGGTTCATCAGGTTATTCACATTCATGGGCTCAGTCACCTTGACTTTTTCGAAGTAGCCGATTGCGGTCTCATATTCTTTTTTATTCAGGTAGAAAATACCCATTTGCTGCAGAACGTTCACATCCTCTGGATT carries:
- a CDS encoding DMT family transporter, coding for MKKQQQAYYYALGAVLAWSTVSTAFKLSLKHLTPLGLLVFSSAAASLFLAGYWLLSPKTPASGNWKRSIPAGLLNPFVYYLMLFAAYDRLRAQEAQVLNYTWAIVLALGSAIILRQRLRPKDLVALLLSFLGVVVISTRGNLFQLRFDNPLGSFLAVSTSIVWASYWLLNMKDPRPAKDKLALNFAVGTVSALLYAAIAGKLNYQGLFTDDGTVWAGLLGGLYVGIFEMGFTFIIWQKALDTSENTASVSNLIFLTPFVSLLFITLVLKESIHPATFLGLILIMGSNLWQKR
- the dinB gene encoding DNA polymerase IV, with product GMSSSQAWQLCPQGIFIMSNFALYREVSKQIRTIFRSYTDKVETLSLDEAYLDVTENKIDEPDAMKIARSIKTDILKATQLTCSAGVSFNKFLAKLASELEKPDGLCQITEQNAQKILFDLPIEKFHGIGKVTATRMKNLGIHNGEDLYRRELTELFRRFGKTGIYFYNVVRGIDNREVVSESDPKSISCERTFHTDLASIEEILEELRALVERLVTRMASHKIQAQNLVIKIKYDNFQCITRSCTFPETNSDEDVFFQYAQKLLAENWDENRKVRLLGVGVDKLVFDSNPDNEQLEILF